The following coding sequences lie in one Streptomyces sp. NBC_00510 genomic window:
- a CDS encoding transcriptional repressor, with the protein MSDLLERLRGRGWRMTSQRRVVAEVLDGDHVHLTADEVHARAARLLPEISRATVYNTLGELVSLGEVIEVSTDGRAKRYDPNAHRPHQHLVCSRCGTVRDVHPTGDPLADLPAGERFGFTVSEAEVTYRGLCPSCA; encoded by the coding sequence ATGAGCGACCTGCTGGAGCGACTGCGCGGGCGCGGCTGGCGCATGACGTCCCAGCGGCGTGTCGTCGCGGAGGTCCTGGACGGCGACCACGTGCACCTCACGGCCGACGAGGTGCACGCCCGCGCGGCGCGGCTGCTGCCCGAGATCTCCCGGGCGACCGTCTACAACACCCTGGGCGAGCTGGTCTCCCTCGGTGAGGTCATAGAGGTCTCCACCGACGGCCGCGCCAAGCGCTACGACCCCAACGCGCACCGTCCGCACCAGCACCTGGTGTGCTCCAGGTGCGGCACCGTCCGCGACGTCCACCCCACCGGCGACCCGCTGGCAGACCTCCCGGCCGGCGAGCGGTTCGGTTTCACGGTCTCCGAGGCCGAGGTCACCTACCGCGGCCTGTGCCCGTCCTGCGCCTGA
- a CDS encoding alpha/beta fold hydrolase, which produces MPLTDLPLDELRRYAPEIAEPGDFDAFWAKTLTAAREAGTDPAEYRAVDSPLATVEVFDVRLPGWGGQPVAAWLLLPRGAAAPLPGVVTYIGYGGGRGLHHENLLWSAAGYAHLVVDSRGQGHDTPDPDPAPGPQYVGGFMTRGVEDPEHYYYRRLMTDCVRAVDALRAHPAVDAGRVVVSGGSQGGGLALAVAGLAPDAVAAALVDVPFLCHFRRSAETATEGPYPELAQYLGVHRRIDPERLFGTLDYFDGVHFAPRATAPALFSVGLMDPVCPPSTVFAAYNRYAGPKDITVWRFGDHGGGRGSQPYEQMLWLRGLGLAPATDR; this is translated from the coding sequence ATGCCGCTCACCGACCTGCCGCTGGACGAACTGCGCCGCTACGCCCCGGAGATCGCCGAGCCCGGTGACTTCGACGCCTTCTGGGCCAAGACCCTGACCGCCGCCCGCGAGGCCGGCACCGACCCGGCCGAGTACCGCGCGGTCGACTCGCCGCTGGCCACGGTCGAGGTGTTCGACGTGCGCCTCCCGGGCTGGGGAGGCCAGCCGGTCGCGGCCTGGCTGCTGCTGCCCCGCGGGGCGGCCGCGCCGCTGCCCGGGGTCGTCACGTACATCGGCTACGGCGGCGGGCGCGGGCTGCACCACGAGAACCTGCTGTGGAGCGCCGCGGGCTACGCCCATCTGGTCGTCGACTCCCGTGGCCAGGGCCACGACACGCCGGACCCCGACCCCGCCCCGGGTCCGCAGTACGTCGGCGGGTTCATGACCCGCGGTGTGGAGGACCCGGAGCACTACTACTACCGCCGCCTGATGACGGACTGCGTACGCGCCGTGGACGCCCTGCGCGCGCACCCGGCCGTCGACGCGGGCCGGGTCGTCGTCTCCGGCGGCAGCCAGGGCGGCGGGCTCGCCCTCGCGGTGGCCGGGCTGGCCCCGGACGCGGTCGCGGCGGCCCTGGTCGACGTGCCGTTCCTCTGCCACTTCCGGCGGAGCGCGGAGACCGCCACCGAGGGGCCGTACCCGGAGCTCGCCCAGTACCTCGGCGTCCACCGGCGCATCGACCCCGAACGGCTCTTCGGCACCCTCGACTACTTCGACGGCGTCCACTTCGCCCCGCGCGCCACCGCGCCGGCGCTGTTCAGCGTGGGCCTGATGGACCCCGTCTGCCCGCCGTCGACGGTGTTCGCCGCGTACAACCGCTACGCGGGGCCCAAGGACATCACGGTGTGGCGGTTCGGCGACCACGGCGGCGGACGCGGCTCCCAGCCGTACGAGCAGATGCTGTGGCTGCGCGGCCTGGGACTCGCCCCTGCCACGGACCGGTAG
- a CDS encoding LacI family transcriptional regulator → MKDVAARAGVGLKTVSRVVNEEPGVTEDTISRVQAAIDALGFRRNDSARLLRKGRTASIGLVLEDLADPFYSPLSRAVEDLARAHSTLLFTGSSAEDADREQELVLAFCARRVDGLVIVPASEDHRYLEPEIAAGVATVFVDRPAGGIDADVVLSDNAGGTREGVAHLIAHGHRRIGFIGDLPRIHTAAERLRGYREAMAAAGLPVHEGWVSCGPTAPDRVRAAVESMLSGPEPVTALFAGNNRITVTAVRVLADRPSVVALVGFDDFELADLLRPAVTVVAQEPGQLGRTAAGLLFQRLDGSAGPPKRVELACRLIPRGSGELPPVP, encoded by the coding sequence ATGAAGGATGTCGCGGCCCGGGCCGGTGTCGGCCTGAAGACGGTATCGCGTGTCGTCAACGAGGAACCGGGCGTCACCGAGGACACGATCTCGCGTGTCCAGGCGGCCATCGACGCCCTCGGATTCCGCCGCAACGACAGCGCGCGGCTGCTCCGCAAGGGCCGTACGGCCAGCATCGGGCTGGTCCTCGAGGACCTCGCCGACCCCTTCTACTCCCCGCTCAGCCGGGCCGTCGAGGACCTCGCACGGGCGCACTCGACACTGCTGTTCACCGGATCGAGTGCCGAGGACGCGGACCGCGAGCAGGAACTGGTGCTCGCCTTCTGCGCCCGGCGTGTCGACGGGCTGGTCATCGTGCCCGCCAGCGAGGACCACCGCTACCTCGAACCGGAGATCGCGGCCGGCGTCGCCACCGTCTTCGTGGACCGCCCCGCGGGCGGCATCGACGCGGACGTGGTCCTCAGCGACAACGCCGGAGGCACCCGCGAGGGCGTCGCCCACCTCATCGCCCACGGGCACCGGCGCATCGGCTTCATCGGCGACCTCCCCCGCATCCACACCGCGGCCGAGCGTCTGCGGGGATACCGGGAGGCGATGGCCGCCGCAGGGCTCCCCGTGCACGAGGGCTGGGTCTCCTGCGGGCCCACGGCCCCCGACCGCGTCCGCGCCGCCGTGGAGTCCATGCTGAGCGGCCCGGAACCGGTCACCGCCCTGTTCGCCGGCAACAACCGGATCACCGTGACCGCGGTCCGGGTCCTCGCCGACCGGCCCAGCGTGGTCGCCCTCGTGGGCTTCGACGACTTCGAGCTCGCCGACCTGCTGCGCCCGGCGGTCACCGTCGTCGCCCAGGAGCCCGGGCAGCTCGGCCGGACCGCTGCGGGCCTGCTCTTCCAGCGGCTCGACGGCTCGGCGGGCCCCCCCAAGCGGGTCGAGCTCGCCTGCCGCCTGATCCCGCGCGGCTCGGGCGAGCTCCCGCCCGTGCCGTGA
- a CDS encoding ROK family protein, with protein sequence MPFESSAESIVPPSGAAGAGPLIAAVDIGGTKIAGALVDARGELLVRVQRPTPADRDAATVMGSLAEVLAGLRESAGWPRVVAVGIGSAGPIDASRGTVSPVNIAGWRDFPVVAQVGERVGGLPVVLTGDGIAITAAEHWQGAARGHDNALCMVVSTGVGGGLVLGGKLHPGPTGNAGHIGHISVNLDGDVCPCGSRGCVERLASGPNIVRRALESGWRPAHGEESDAAAVARAAREGDALALASYDRAAQALAAGIAATATLVEIDVAVIGGGVAGAGPLLFEPLRAHMRRYATLSFASGVKVVPAVLGTDAGLVGAAAAAAQALRLEAFATGA encoded by the coding sequence ATGCCGTTCGAGAGCTCTGCCGAGTCCATCGTCCCGCCGTCGGGTGCCGCCGGTGCGGGCCCGCTGATCGCCGCCGTGGACATCGGCGGCACCAAGATCGCGGGTGCCCTGGTGGACGCCCGCGGCGAGTTGCTCGTACGCGTGCAGCGCCCGACGCCCGCAGACCGGGACGCGGCGACGGTGATGGGATCGCTCGCGGAGGTGCTGGCCGGACTGCGGGAGTCCGCGGGCTGGCCGCGGGTCGTCGCGGTGGGCATCGGCAGCGCCGGGCCGATCGACGCCTCCCGCGGCACGGTGAGCCCGGTCAACATCGCCGGCTGGCGGGACTTCCCCGTCGTCGCCCAGGTGGGCGAACGGGTCGGTGGGCTGCCCGTCGTCCTCACCGGCGACGGCATCGCGATCACCGCGGCAGAGCACTGGCAGGGCGCCGCCCGCGGGCACGACAACGCGCTGTGCATGGTGGTGTCGACCGGCGTCGGCGGCGGTCTCGTCCTCGGCGGCAAGCTCCACCCCGGCCCGACGGGCAACGCCGGGCACATCGGCCACATCAGCGTCAACCTCGACGGGGACGTGTGCCCCTGCGGCAGCCGAGGCTGTGTCGAGCGTCTGGCCAGCGGGCCCAACATCGTGCGGCGCGCCCTGGAGTCCGGCTGGCGTCCGGCCCACGGCGAGGAGTCCGACGCCGCCGCCGTCGCCCGGGCCGCCCGTGAGGGCGACGCCCTCGCCCTCGCCTCGTACGACCGCGCGGCGCAGGCGCTGGCCGCGGGCATCGCCGCGACGGCCACCCTGGTGGAGATCGACGTGGCGGTGATCGGCGGCGGTGTCGCGGGCGCCGGCCCGCTGCTCTTCGAGCCCCTCCGCGCGCACATGCGCCGGTACGCCACGCTGTCGTTCGCCTCGGGGGTGAAGGTCGTTCCCGCCGTGCTCGGCACGGACGCGGGCCTGGTCGGCGCGGCCGCCGCCGCGGCGCAGGCGCTGCGGCTGGAAGCCTTCGCGACCGGCGCCTAG
- a CDS encoding NUDIX domain-containing protein, protein MIVWLNGTFGAGKTTAARELLELLPGSVLYDPELIGSGLRLMLPEKRLGEVSDYQELPAWRRLVVDTAAALLAEVGGGPLVVPMTLLRQEYRDEIFGGLAARRITVRHVLLHAEETVLRERIDQRADIPGDAEASAGVRAWCLDHLPAYQEALPWLTADAHVVDTAGLTSRATAERIAEAIREGAGSCDIVQTPEPTAETLAAGVLLFDEDDRVLLVDPTYKPGWEFPGGVVEPGEPPARAGMREVAEELGLRLPVVPRLLVVDWEPPLPPGYGGLRLLFDGGRLPAADAERLLLPGAELRGWRFATEDEAASMLPPVRHTRLCWALRARERATVLNLEAGVPVGG, encoded by the coding sequence GTGATCGTCTGGCTCAACGGCACGTTCGGCGCGGGGAAGACCACTGCGGCACGCGAACTGCTCGAACTGCTGCCGGGCAGCGTGCTCTACGATCCGGAACTCATCGGCAGCGGACTGCGGCTGATGCTCCCGGAGAAGCGGCTGGGCGAGGTCTCCGACTACCAGGAGCTGCCCGCGTGGCGGCGGCTGGTCGTCGACACCGCCGCCGCACTGCTCGCCGAGGTGGGCGGGGGACCGCTCGTGGTGCCGATGACCCTGCTGAGGCAGGAGTACCGGGACGAGATCTTCGGCGGGCTCGCGGCCCGCCGGATCACTGTGCGGCATGTTCTGCTGCACGCTGAGGAAACGGTTCTGCGGGAGCGGATCGACCAGCGCGCCGACATCCCGGGCGACGCCGAGGCCAGCGCGGGGGTCCGCGCCTGGTGTCTGGACCACCTGCCCGCCTACCAGGAGGCACTGCCCTGGCTCACGGCGGACGCCCACGTCGTCGACACCGCGGGGCTCACCTCCCGCGCGACGGCCGAGCGGATCGCCGAGGCGATACGGGAGGGCGCGGGCTCCTGCGACATCGTGCAGACCCCGGAGCCCACCGCCGAGACCCTCGCGGCGGGCGTGCTGCTCTTCGACGAGGACGACCGGGTGCTGCTGGTCGACCCGACCTACAAGCCCGGCTGGGAATTCCCCGGCGGGGTCGTCGAGCCCGGTGAGCCGCCCGCCCGGGCCGGCATGCGGGAGGTCGCCGAGGAACTCGGCCTGCGGCTCCCGGTGGTGCCCCGGCTGCTGGTCGTCGACTGGGAACCGCCGCTGCCGCCCGGATACGGCGGTCTGCGGCTGCTCTTCGACGGCGGGCGGCTGCCCGCCGCGGACGCCGAGCGCCTCCTGCTGCCCGGCGCCGAGCTGCGGGGCTGGCGCTTCGCCACGGAGGACGAGGCCGCCTCCATGCTGCCGCCCGTCCGGCACACCCGGCTGTGCTGGGCGCTGCGGGCGCGGGAGCGGGCCACCGTGCTCAACCTGGAGGCGGGCGTGCCGGTGGGCGGCTGA
- a CDS encoding dipeptidase, translated as MSAAPLAATVAALMPRARTELAELVSYRSVADPRQFPKSECERAASWIADALRAEGFEDVALLDTPDGTQSVYGYLPGPEGAPTVLLYAHYDVQPPLDEAGWLSPPFELTERDGRWYGRGAADCKGGLIMHLTALRALRENGGVPVGVKIIAEGSEEQGTGGLERYAEEHPELLAADAIVIGDSGNFRVGLPTVTATLRGMALVDVKVTTLEGNLHSGQFGGAAPDALAALVRILHTLHDDSGASTVAGLTADAAWDGLQYDEGDFRADAKVLDGVELMGTGTVADRLWARPSVTVIGIDAPPVVGATPSVQATAGAKVSLRVPPGVDAQQAAKLLIAHLEAAAPWGARVEVTQVGSGQPFRADTSSPAYASMAEAMRTAYGTQMEIAGMGGSIPLCNTLATLYPESEILLIGLSEPEAQIHAVNESVSPEELEKLSLTEALFLQKYAAKAV; from the coding sequence ATGTCCGCCGCACCACTCGCCGCAACCGTCGCCGCACTGATGCCGCGGGCCAGGACCGAGCTGGCCGAGCTGGTGTCGTACCGCTCGGTGGCGGATCCGCGGCAGTTCCCCAAGAGCGAGTGCGAGCGGGCCGCCTCATGGATCGCCGACGCGCTGCGCGCCGAGGGCTTCGAGGACGTCGCCCTGCTGGACACCCCGGACGGCACGCAGTCGGTGTACGGCTACCTGCCCGGGCCGGAGGGAGCGCCCACGGTGCTGCTGTACGCGCACTACGACGTGCAGCCGCCGCTGGACGAGGCCGGCTGGCTGTCGCCGCCGTTCGAGCTCACCGAGCGCGACGGCCGCTGGTACGGGCGCGGCGCGGCCGACTGCAAGGGCGGCCTGATCATGCACCTCACCGCCCTGCGCGCGCTGCGCGAGAACGGCGGGGTCCCGGTCGGCGTGAAGATCATCGCCGAGGGCTCGGAGGAGCAGGGCACCGGCGGTCTGGAGCGCTACGCGGAGGAGCACCCCGAACTGCTCGCCGCGGACGCGATCGTCATCGGCGACTCCGGCAACTTCCGCGTCGGCCTGCCGACCGTCACGGCGACCCTGCGCGGCATGGCGCTGGTCGACGTCAAGGTGACCACCCTGGAGGGCAATCTGCACTCCGGCCAGTTCGGCGGTGCCGCACCGGACGCGCTGGCCGCCCTGGTCCGCATCCTGCACACGCTCCACGACGACTCCGGTGCCTCCACCGTGGCGGGCCTCACCGCCGACGCCGCCTGGGACGGGCTGCAGTACGACGAGGGCGACTTCCGCGCCGACGCCAAGGTGCTCGACGGCGTGGAGCTGATGGGCACCGGCACGGTCGCCGACCGTCTCTGGGCCCGCCCGTCGGTCACCGTCATCGGCATCGACGCGCCTCCCGTGGTCGGCGCCACGCCGTCCGTGCAGGCCACCGCGGGTGCCAAGGTCAGTCTGCGGGTCCCGCCGGGCGTGGACGCCCAGCAGGCGGCCAAGCTGCTGATCGCCCACCTGGAGGCCGCCGCCCCCTGGGGGGCCCGCGTGGAGGTCACCCAGGTCGGCAGCGGCCAGCCGTTCCGCGCGGACACCTCCAGCCCGGCGTACGCCTCCATGGCGGAGGCGATGCGCACCGCGTACGGCACCCAGATGGAGATCGCCGGCATGGGCGGCTCGATCCCGCTCTGCAACACCCTGGCGACGCTCTACCCCGAGTCGGAGATCCTGCTGATCGGCCTGAGCGAGCCGGAGGCGCAGATCCACGCGGTGAACGAGAGCGTCTCCCCCGAGGAACTGGAGAAGCTCTCGCTCACCGAGGCGCTCTTCCTCCAGAAGTACGCCGCCAAGGCCGTCTGA
- a CDS encoding geranylgeranyl reductase family protein, producing the protein MPVWDVVVVGAGPAGASAAYAAASAGRRVLLLEKAELPRYKTCGGGIIGPSRDALPPGFELPLRDRVHAVTFSLNGRLTRTRRSRQMLFGLINRPEFDAQLVDAAVDAGARLRTGAQVSRVEQHGTSVPDRRTVAVVLNDGETILARAVVGADGSASRIGAHVGVKMAQVDLGLEAEIPVPAEVAEDWAGRVLIDWGPLPGSYGWVFPKGETLTVGVISARGEGAATKRYLEDFIGRLGLAGFEPSISSGHLTRCRADDSPLSRGRVLVCGDAAGLLEPWTREGISFALRSGRLAGEWAVRIAEASDAVDARRQALNYAFAVKAGLGVEMGVGRRMLGVFEKRPGLLHAALTTLPPAWNAFAKITRGSSSLAELVRTHPLARRALESFDRR; encoded by the coding sequence ATGCCGGTGTGGGACGTCGTCGTGGTGGGTGCCGGGCCGGCCGGGGCCTCGGCGGCCTACGCCGCGGCAAGTGCGGGACGCCGTGTGCTCCTGCTGGAGAAGGCCGAACTGCCGCGTTACAAGACCTGCGGCGGCGGCATCATCGGGCCCTCCCGCGACGCGTTGCCGCCGGGCTTCGAGCTCCCGCTGCGCGACCGGGTGCACGCGGTGACCTTCAGCCTCAACGGCCGGCTCACCCGGACCCGCCGGTCGCGGCAGATGCTCTTCGGGCTGATCAACAGGCCCGAGTTCGACGCCCAGCTGGTGGACGCGGCCGTCGACGCGGGCGCTCGGCTGCGGACCGGGGCCCAGGTCTCCCGGGTCGAACAGCACGGCACCTCCGTCCCCGACCGGCGGACCGTCGCGGTGGTCCTCAACGACGGCGAGACGATCCTCGCCCGCGCGGTGGTCGGCGCCGACGGCTCGGCGAGCCGGATAGGCGCCCACGTCGGCGTCAAGATGGCCCAGGTCGACCTGGGGCTCGAGGCCGAGATCCCGGTGCCCGCGGAGGTCGCCGAGGACTGGGCGGGCCGGGTGCTCATCGACTGGGGCCCGCTGCCCGGCAGTTACGGGTGGGTCTTCCCCAAGGGCGAGACCCTGACCGTCGGCGTCATCTCGGCGCGCGGCGAGGGCGCGGCCACCAAGCGCTACCTGGAGGACTTCATCGGGCGGCTCGGTCTGGCCGGCTTCGAGCCGAGCATCTCCTCCGGCCACCTCACCCGCTGCCGCGCCGACGACTCCCCGCTCTCCCGCGGCCGCGTGCTGGTCTGCGGTGACGCGGCGGGGCTGCTGGAGCCGTGGACCCGCGAGGGCATCTCCTTCGCGCTGCGCTCCGGCCGCCTGGCGGGGGAGTGGGCGGTGCGGATCGCCGAGGCGAGCGACGCGGTGGACGCGCGTCGCCAGGCCCTGAACTACGCGTTCGCCGTCAAGGCCGGCCTCGGGGTCGAGATGGGCGTCGGCCGCCGGATGCTGGGCGTCTTCGAGAAGCGTCCGGGTCTGCTGCACGCGGCTCTCACAACCCTCCCCCCGGCGTGGAACGCCTTCGCTAAGATCACCCGCGGTTCCAGCTCGCTCGCCGAGCTGGTCCGTACGCATCCGCTGGCCCGTCGCGCGCTGGAGTCGTTCGACCGTCGTTGA
- a CDS encoding DUF4230 domain-containing protein, producing MGGVLVMPLRNVDGRLPWWVRTLTGLVVLGGLLFLVARADLIPGLPNPFAEETKDRSGPVVLKAIQDMSRFEGASGQFQVVVDLEKDAKFLPDAVRGRRTLYVGAGSVDAYVDLGDVGPKGVTVSEDRTSAVLTLPHAQLERTSLDPDRSYVVAQERGFFDRLGDFFSSHPGDEQQVQQLAAKKIQQAAKSTELTKRAETNTRAMLVQLLTSLGFEKVEVRFS from the coding sequence ATGGGAGGTGTCCTCGTCATGCCCTTGAGGAACGTAGACGGAAGACTGCCGTGGTGGGTGCGTACACTCACCGGGCTCGTCGTGCTCGGCGGACTTCTGTTCCTGGTCGCGCGCGCGGACCTGATACCGGGTCTGCCCAATCCCTTCGCCGAGGAGACCAAGGACCGCAGTGGTCCCGTGGTGCTCAAGGCGATCCAGGACATGAGCCGCTTCGAAGGAGCAAGTGGCCAGTTCCAGGTCGTGGTCGACCTGGAGAAGGACGCCAAGTTCCTTCCCGATGCCGTGCGCGGCAGGCGCACGCTCTACGTGGGGGCCGGCAGTGTCGACGCCTACGTGGACCTCGGTGACGTGGGCCCGAAGGGCGTCACGGTCTCCGAGGACCGTACCTCCGCCGTCCTCACCCTGCCCCACGCCCAACTCGAGCGGACTTCGCTCGACCCCGACCGTTCCTACGTGGTGGCCCAGGAGCGCGGTTTCTTCGACCGGCTCGGCGACTTCTTCTCCTCCCACCCGGGGGACGAACAGCAGGTCCAGCAACTCGCCGCGAAGAAGATCCAGCAGGCGGCCAAGTCCACCGAGCTGACGAAGCGGGCGGAGACCAACACCCGGGCCATGCTGGTACAGCTGCTGACCTCGCTGGGGTTCGAGAAGGTGGAGGTCCGCTTCAGCTGA
- a CDS encoding nitroreductase/quinone reductase family protein gives MSEHVIKPGWFTVNVFNRAVAWLTRRGLSVWGSRVLAVRGRKSGEWRRTPVNLLVVNGERYLVAPRGHVQWTHNMRAAGGGRLLLGKNVEEFSATEVGDDVKPEVLRAYLKRWKAEVGVFFGGVGADSTDEELRAIAHKHPVFRITELRPVS, from the coding sequence ATGTCCGAGCACGTCATCAAGCCCGGCTGGTTCACGGTCAACGTCTTCAACCGCGCGGTGGCCTGGCTGACCCGCCGCGGTCTGAGCGTGTGGGGCTCCCGCGTGCTGGCCGTCCGCGGCCGCAAGAGCGGGGAGTGGCGGCGCACCCCGGTCAACCTGCTGGTGGTGAACGGGGAGCGCTACCTCGTGGCGCCGCGCGGGCACGTCCAGTGGACGCACAACATGCGCGCCGCCGGCGGCGGTCGGCTGCTGCTGGGCAAGAACGTCGAGGAGTTCAGCGCGACCGAGGTCGGCGACGACGTCAAGCCCGAGGTGCTGCGTGCCTACCTCAAGCGCTGGAAGGCCGAGGTGGGCGTGTTCTTCGGCGGGGTGGGCGCGGACTCCACCGATGAGGAACTGCGCGCCATAGCCCACAAGCACCCGGTCTTCCGCATCACCGAGCTCCGGCCCGTCAGCTGA
- a CDS encoding TetR/AcrR family transcriptional regulator, with product MSVIRTARERARDEVTAAIKEEARRQLADEGASRLSLRAVARELGMVSSALYRYFPSRDELLTALIIDAYDAVGAAAEGALARAGGDPVERWSEVCRAVRRWALGHPHEYALIYGSPVPGYSAPLDTIGPASRVGLALIAVAEQAHTAGALAASPADAPLSEAAHADAWRLGKDLDRDLPARAIPSLVAAWAQLFGLVSFEVFGQFNNVVEARDDFFDHAVAGLAHQAGLRRERVLHGE from the coding sequence ATGAGCGTGATCCGAACGGCCAGGGAACGGGCCCGCGACGAAGTGACCGCGGCCATCAAGGAAGAGGCGCGCCGGCAGCTCGCCGACGAAGGCGCATCGAGGCTCTCGCTCCGCGCCGTCGCGCGGGAGCTGGGCATGGTCTCCTCCGCGCTCTACCGCTACTTCCCGAGCCGGGACGAGTTGCTCACCGCCCTCATCATCGACGCCTACGACGCGGTGGGCGCCGCCGCCGAGGGGGCCCTGGCCCGCGCGGGCGGTGACCCCGTGGAGCGCTGGAGCGAGGTCTGCCGGGCCGTACGCCGCTGGGCCCTCGGCCATCCGCACGAGTACGCCCTCATCTACGGCTCCCCCGTGCCCGGCTACTCCGCGCCGCTCGACACGATCGGCCCCGCGTCCCGGGTCGGGCTGGCACTGATCGCCGTGGCCGAGCAGGCCCACACCGCGGGGGCGCTCGCCGCCTCCCCGGCCGACGCCCCGCTGTCGGAGGCCGCCCACGCCGACGCCTGGCGGCTCGGCAAGGACCTCGACCGCGACCTGCCGGCACGGGCGATCCCCTCCCTCGTGGCCGCCTGGGCGCAGCTCTTCGGGCTCGTCAGCTTCGAGGTGTTCGGCCAGTTCAACAACGTGGTCGAGGCGCGCGACGACTTCTTCGACCACGCCGTCGCGGGCCTCGCGCACCAAGCGGGGCTCCGCCGTGAGCGCGTACTCCACGGGGAGTAG
- a CDS encoding sensor histidine kinase, with protein MTDDVTRGGGPPWGAWRRHTGPGHSRGGGGERPRHPWVSSLIIAVVQVVGTTAAAHNAPGRVALGHFGYALLLAGPVLLLWRNRAPVAVAAAVSAVTLVYVAAGYPYGPVFLSIVAAYFTAVAAGRRRAVLIIAAALYTAYLLITVWLYRWLPPAGDEAASWAQVSGAAAWLLAILAVAELWRLRREQFVRDRRERAEAERRRADEERLRIARELHDVLAHSISVINVQAGVALALMDERPEQARQALTTIKAASKEALGEVRQVLGTLRSPGEAPRSPAPGLDRLPELLEQAAGAGLAVDITRDGRTGALPPGVDLAAFRIVQEALTNVIRHSGSRTARIRVTRRRDAVELRVDDDGPATTTADHAPDSGGGNGLLGMRERAAALGGTVEAGPRADGGFRVLARLPLAAGAAPPPVPDKENP; from the coding sequence ATGACCGACGACGTGACACGGGGTGGCGGCCCGCCCTGGGGGGCCTGGCGGCGCCACACCGGGCCCGGCCACTCCCGCGGCGGCGGCGGCGAGCGCCCGCGCCACCCGTGGGTCTCGTCGCTGATCATCGCCGTCGTCCAGGTGGTCGGCACCACGGCCGCCGCGCACAACGCGCCCGGCCGGGTCGCCCTCGGCCACTTCGGGTACGCGCTCCTGCTCGCGGGGCCGGTCCTGCTCCTGTGGCGCAACCGCGCGCCCGTCGCGGTCGCCGCCGCCGTATCGGCCGTCACGCTCGTCTACGTCGCCGCCGGTTACCCGTACGGGCCGGTCTTCCTGAGCATCGTCGCCGCCTACTTCACGGCCGTCGCCGCCGGTCGCCGCAGAGCCGTCCTGATCATCGCGGCCGCCCTGTACACGGCCTACCTGCTCATCACCGTGTGGCTGTACCGCTGGTTGCCGCCCGCCGGGGACGAGGCCGCCTCGTGGGCCCAGGTGTCGGGGGCCGCCGCCTGGCTGCTGGCGATCCTCGCCGTCGCCGAGCTGTGGCGGCTGCGCAGGGAACAGTTCGTCCGCGACCGGCGGGAGCGGGCCGAGGCCGAACGGCGCCGCGCCGACGAGGAGCGGCTGCGCATCGCCCGCGAGCTGCACGACGTGCTCGCCCACAGCATCTCGGTCATCAACGTGCAGGCGGGGGTGGCCCTCGCCCTCATGGACGAGCGCCCCGAGCAGGCCCGGCAGGCACTGACCACCATCAAGGCGGCCAGCAAGGAGGCGCTCGGCGAGGTCCGCCAGGTGCTCGGCACCCTGCGCAGCCCCGGGGAGGCACCCCGCTCGCCCGCACCGGGCCTGGACCGGTTGCCCGAACTGCTCGAACAGGCCGCGGGCGCCGGCCTGGCCGTCGACATCACCCGCGACGGCCGCACCGGCGCCCTGCCACCGGGCGTCGACCTGGCGGCGTTCCGCATCGTCCAGGAGGCGCTGACGAATGTCATCCGCCACTCCGGCTCCCGTACCGCCCGCATCCGCGTCACCCGCCGCCGGGACGCCGTCGAACTGCGGGTCGACGACGACGGCCCCGCCACCACGACCGCCGACCACGCCCCCGACTCCGGTGGCGGCAACGGGCTGCTCGGCATGCGCGAGCGGGCGGCGGCGCTCGGCGGCACGGTCGAGGCCGGACCCCGAGCCGACGGCGGCTTCCGCGTCCTGGCCCGTCTGCCGCTCGCCGCCGGCGCCGCGCCGCCGCCCGTCCCCGACAAGGAGAACCCATGA